AAGAACCCGGAGGGTGAAATCGGGATGCACTGCCACCTTGCAGTCGAGGAAGCCGCGTTGGACGCGACGCGGCAGTCCGCCCGAATTCACCGCTGATGTTGTGTCATGACCGGCCTCGACCGGAAACCGCGAGAGCAAGGCCAGATGCCGGTGCTGGTCCGCGCCGTCCACCCATTCCGCATGTGGAAGATCGACGCCCGCCTGTTTCAAACGCCGTTGCAGATCGATCAGATCGCGGCGCGTTCCCACTTCCGCGAGTGCGAGGATGTCGGGTTTGATCCCGGCAACCGTTTCAACGATGGAGGCGATGGATTCCGGCGTCTTGGCCGGAGTGAGTGTCCGGCCTTCTTCATCGCGAACGGGTTCGAGAAGGTAATTGCGCAGATTCCACCAGGCGACCGTGAGCTTCGGTTCCGCGGACGGGGCGTCGTCATCTGCGTGCAGCGCGCCTGCGACGGACAAGATGGCCAGCGCGGCCGCGAAAATGACGCGCCGCGGATGCACGGGAGATCAGGCGGGGTTGTGCGGCTCCTTGCCAGGAGCTTCCTTCGCCTCGAGAGTCACGGTGGTCTTTTTGACCTCGCGGTCGAATTCGTCCCGCGCCTTTTTGAATTCGTTCAGGCTCTGGCCGAGCCCGCGCGCCA
This window of the Chthoniobacterales bacterium genome carries:
- a CDS encoding endonuclease/exonuclease/phosphatase family protein; the protein is MHPRRVIFAAALAILSVAGALHADDDAPSAEPKLTVAWWNLRNYLLEPVRDEEGRTLTPAKTPESIASIVETVAGIKPDILALAEVGTRRDLIDLQRRLKQAGVDLPHAEWVDGADQHRHLALLSRFPVEAGHDTTSAVNSGGLPRRVQRGFLDCKVAVHPDFTLRVLGAHLKSPRVVPEFDQDEQRRGESLLLRQRVVSILSQDPGTPLLLVGDLNDAKNSPAVAGLTGRRGTPTALTILPLTDRGGDAWTYHWAENDTYTRVDYMMASNALRRLFDHGDSRIPRERDWMKASDHRPLVAVFKLSATSRKP
- the tatA gene encoding twin-arginine translocase TatA/TatE family subunit; the encoded protein is MSPLLALGAPGWQEILLVLLIILVLFGAKRLPELARGLGQSLNEFKKARDEFDREVKKTTVTLEAKEAPGKEPHNPA